The window AGGAAAAGAACCTGTACAAAATGTGGTTACCTGGGTATATGAGCGAAATTCATATATACCATGTGCCAAAATGATTAATGGAGAAAGCTACAGCATTGTCTCCGATTATTTAGGCAGGCCTGTTCAGGCTTTTGATGAAGAAGGACAAATCGTCTGGAGTACAGAATATGATATTTACGGAAACCTTAAAAAATTAAAAGGAGACCGTTATTTTATTCCATTCAGACAACTTGGGCAATATGAGGATATAGAAACAGATGGTCTTTATTATAATCGCTTTAGGTATTATGATAACGATAGTGGAATTTATATTTCTAAAGACCCGATAGGGCTATTTGGAAATAATCCCAATTTCTATGCATACGTTTTTGACAGTAATATTTGGGTAGATCCATTTGGGCTTACAGGTACCTATATGTTTACTAATGGTTCAAAATGGTATATAGGAAAAGGGCCTTCCAACAGGATGTATACTTCAATGGGAGAAAGAGTGGGAGGCAAAGGAAATGTTACTCAGGGAATACATGTGGATTATGGAGATAATAAAACAGGGCTGATGGTAGAAGCTGAATTAATGAGAAGAAATAATGCCGTGACCGCTATTGATTTTGATAATGCTATCAATTCACCAGGCGAAAAATTATTGACAGATGCACAATTGAATAATCCAACCTTATACAATGATATTGTAAAGAAAGCGGATGATTTTGAGACAAAATTTAATACTACAGTAGGAATAAAATGTTACTAGATAAAACAGTAAGAAAAAATTTAGACGGTGAATATATAGTTATTCATGCTAATCAGTTAAAAGAAGGTACAGAATATGCTAAGCATTTAAAAATTGCTCAAATTCAGATAAGAGGGTTCTTAGGGCATGAAAATACTGAGTTTAAAGTCGATTTTAAAGAATTTGAAAAACTTTCAGATCACTTGAAAATTATTTCTTTAAGCACAATAGAAAATGTTGCAAATATTGAATCAATATACTCTTTGCAAAACCTTGAAAAGATCTATGTAGAGAAGCAAAAATTTTCAATTGATATATCAAATTTCCATAAAATTAAACATCTGGGTAGTGAGTATTGGAAAGGATTGGTTAATTTTAATAAGGCTTATTCATTACAAAGTCTTGTCCTTACAAAATTCCCAAACACGAACCTTAGTGAACTTTCCAAATTGGAAAATCTGAAAGTTCTCCATGTCTACACTTCGAAGATAGAAACACTGGATGGTATAGAAAATCTTCCGTTGGAAGAATTAGCTTTAGTGAAAAACAATAGTTTGGAAAATATAGAAGTCATTAAAAAATTGAAAATGCTGAAGGATCTTTTAATTGAAAAGTGTAAAAAAATTGATGATTATAAATCTGTGGACGAGATAATGGATAAAGTGAACGTAAGAATTATTAAATAAATATGAAATTGAAGAAGTATAAATGAGTAATATATCTCAAAAGATCCAGAACAATATTGATAACATTGAATCATTAAAAAAACAGATCTCGGGATGGAAAAAGCTAAGTGATGAAGAACTTTTTCAGGCCGTTAAAGAATTTGAAAAAACTCCAAGGCTGGAAGTGTCAATATATTATAATGATCTTTTTAATGATGCTAAATTTGCCGATATCCTGTTAGATATTTATAAAAATAATACTGGAAATGCCAAGTTGGTTATTCTTCTCATTTCAGCAATAGGCAATATGATTCAAAGATATAATCTGCCAGAAACAAAGGATATTTATGAGTTGATGTTTGATAATGCTTACAAAAAAAACATAGGTCCTTATGTCGCGATATTTCTTCCAAAAATGGAGCATTTTAAAAATTACAGTAATAAATGGCAGTATTTTATGGAGGTAAAGGACATGTGTCCGAAGAAAGTAGCAGAAAGTTCTTTTGAAGTCATCATGGATATATTGGGCAGTGAAATTCCTGAAGATTATAAAGACGAGGTTGCTAATTATTTCGACAAAAAAGCAGAAGAATCCAATAATGAATATGGAAGGCAATATTATTCAGATTTAGCGAATAAGTTTAAATAATTTATGGAATACTTTGAAAAAAAAGAGGGTAATATTTTTTTCATACCCTTATTCTTACCTGGAGGGGTAAAAGAAAATGTTAAAAATTATAAATCTTTTAAATTTGTTGAAAATGAAACATATGCGTATGGAAGATTAATTGAAAAGAATGATTCAACCGGAGATCTTATTGAAATATTTAAATATACAGGTGAAATTCCAAAGGATAAAAATATAATTCTTAATTCAGGAAGATTAACAGAGCCTATCCATACTACACTGGCTTTTGACAGAAACAGATGGAGATTTATTTTGGAGACAGATCAGTATGATAAAAATAAAGATTCCAATTATTCTGAAATAACTTTTATTCTGGGTACAGAAAATAGCTTTGATTTATGGAAAGGCGGAACAAAGCAAAGAATAAGTAATGACGAGGCTAAAAAATATAACCCCTGGACTATCTTCAATCCAACAAGAGTTGAGGATGCTATAAAAACTGATAACCTGGCTCTGCTCCAGCAATAAGATGATAAGATGATGGAAACAAATAATTTAAAACAAGCAATCAAACCCTTTTTTTGGGTAGAACACTCCAACAGCTTTTCTGTTTGTCTGGATGCAGGATCCTATAAACAGGAAATATTTGATACCCGTGCCGATGAAGGTTTCGAAGGAAATGGCTATGATTGGGCCTCATTAGCAGATGTTTTTATCCAAGAAAAAAGACCCGATCTGATTGATATCATTCATTTCGATCCTGAAGCAGGAATGTTTTGTGCCTATTCTTCCGATTCAGAAAAGTTGAAAGAATTTATCTTAAACTTTAAAAATGCATGCGAAGATGAAACCTTACTCAAAGATTTGTTTTCACGCGCAGAGCTGGATTGATCTGGTATACTGCTTCTAAAAAAATATTGTTAACAAAAAGAAATATGAAAACATGCCAATGCCGCAAAAACAGTAAATAAATTTTAATCCAAATCCAATCCAATCTATATGAAGAAAATATTCTCCGAACTTAAAGGGTTCGTCGTGTTCAGTCCGCAGCTTTTAGCAAAATATCTGGAAGAAAATCATCTTGAGGGTAATAATATTTTAAAATATTTTGTTGAAAATGAACATGGCGATGAAATTACAAAATCAGGAATTGCTATTCCCATCATAGGGGTAGAAGAAGATGATTATGCATTTCGGGTATCAGTGAATGAAGAAAAAATTCTGAATGATGAGGAAGTAGAGGTAGAATCTAAAGGGTGGATATTCCAGACCGTTAATCATGAAGTGAAAATTGTAGGCATTGGCTATCTGAAAGATATCACTGCTATCAATGAGGAAAATTGCATCACATTTTCCTTGGAAAACGGATGGTATTCTTTAAAAATACGGGGCGGAAATAAAAATGGTGAAAGATTATTTGAATTGAATATGCAGAAACAGGACATGCATCCGGCCTTTAGTGGAGATGTTACTACAGAATATTACTATGGATGAAAATATTTAATAGAAGTAGAATATCCTTTATTTGAGGTTAAATAACTGAAGTTGAGTTTTTAAAATCTTCTTATTTTGGATACTGACACTGGGAATCTGTAAAAAATCCGGCTTTTCTTGAAAAAATATTTTGCCAGTAATAAAAAACTTTCTATATTTGCACCACTGAAAACAACGGTACTACCGGAGTTCAGGGAGAGTTGGCAGAGTGGTCGATTGCGGCAGTCTTGAAAACTGTTGACTGTAACAGGTCCGGGGGTTCGAATCCCTCACTCTCCGCTAAAAACCTTAAATCAATTGATTTAAGGTTTTTTTATGCCTATAAAGGGCTTATATCAGATTGTTTTTAGAATTTTTATTATCCGCACTGCTTTTATCAAAAATCTTTTGTACACCATTCATCATGCTGAGATAATTAGATATTAGAAAAATACCCCGCTTATATATCTGATAGAATGAAGCACAACCACTGCATGCTGGAAAGGATTGTTTATATTGACAATGTTTTACTCATAATAAAATTAATAAAAGCCATTACATCTGCAATGGCTTTATCTTTATAACGGTGGATAAGAAATTTTCTTTTCTTAACTTAAAATGTCACATGGCGCTACACAATACACCCACGGACATCTTTTAATTCCCGGAGGTGGACAGCATGCTTCAGAGCAGGTGGCTGCTCCGCCATTCATATTCTTCAATTGGTCTCTTGAAATTTTTTTGAAATTTTTCATAGTCAAGTTATTGAGTTAAAAATAAATTATGGCTGGTTTCCACCGCCGCATCCGTCATAAGGCATACACTGCCATTTTCCTCCGATTAAACATAACTGACCGCCTCTGCAGTCAATTCCACCCTTAATTGTTTTCAATTCCTGTCTTTCGATTTTCTTTAAATTTTTCATAATAATTTTTTAGGTTTAGTTCTATTCGAAATTAATCAAATTTTATCAACTATTGTAGAATTATTGTGAAAATATTTATTTTTAATTTATTTATTTTGGTGTTTTTTACGTTTATATTGCTGAATTGTATAATATTATTTCATGGAGTAACACTTTGAAGCCGATTGTGGATACAGTTATCCTGAATTCTGCAAAATCTTGTCTTGTGGCAAGTCTGGTCTCAGATGGACGGGGTAATTTTGGATAAAATTTAATCCACTAAATCTGATACTACGATGAAAAGTTTATTCAAATTCTTTACCTTACTGATCTTAATCAGTATTCTTACCGTATCCCGGTTATATGGTCAAAAAGTAAAGCCTTCTGAAAGTGGCTATGCACCTGTTAATGGTATTAAAGTCTATTATGAGGTTTACGGGAAAGGAAAACCTATTGTATTGCTGCATGGTGCTTTCATGACAATTGATATGAATTGGGGTGAATTGATTCCCGAGCTTTCTAAAAATAGAAAAGTAATCGCTCTTGAATTGCAGGGACATGGGCATTCCCCGTTTTCGGAACGAAAGTTATCACATGCCACACTGGCAAGTGACGTTACAAAAGTAATGGACTACCTGAAAATTGACAAAGCGGATGTTGCAGGATATAGCTTTGGAGGAGAAGTAGCTTATCAGCTGGCCATACAGAGTCCGGAACGATTGGATAAACTGGTGATTATTTCATCAACTTATAAAACAAAAGGCTGGCTTCCTGAAGTGAATAAAGCATTTGAAGGAATGAAACCGGAGTTCTTTACAGACAGCCCTCTACACAAGGCCTATAATGCTGTAGCACCGGATAAAACAAAATGGACAAAATTCCTTGAACAGATGATGGCTTCTGCCGGACAGCCTTTCGATCTTGGGGATGATCAAATTGCTAAAATCTCAGCACCTGTTTTAATTATAGCCGGTGATAATGACGGTTTGGATAAAACAGAGCTGGCCAAAACCTATAAATTATTGGGCGGCGATGTTTTTGCAGATATGGGTGCTGTGCCCAAATCCCAGCTGGCTATTGCTCCGGCACAGACTCATGTGAGTCTGATGATGCAAACAGCAATGATCCTGAACTATCTGAACAGTTTTTTGAAATGAATTGATAATGGAAGTAAAATTTGAAGCCGGAATTAATATTGCCATAAAGATTCCCAAAAATAAATATGAAAAAACAGTAGCTTTTTACAGAGACATTTTAAAATTGGACGTTAAGGAAAAACCAATTGATAATTCCACTGTTTCCAGAACGCATGAAGTAAAATTCGGACATAATATAATCTGGCTGGATTGTGTGGATAATTACACCCATTCTGAAACCTGGTTGCAGCTCACTGTTCCTGATGTAGAAACCGCTACACACTATTTGCAGTCACACGGAGTAGAAACCTGTGACGAAATTGAAGAGCTTCCTGAAAATATGCATTGGATTACTGATCCCGCGGGTACTGTTTTCAATTTGCAACAAAAGGTATAAAAATTCTATATTCAGTCTGCCAGGATGTTTTATAGAATTATATACGGTTAATAATGTATTTTTAATACCTTTAGCAATCAATCACACAATTTAAGAAATAGCCATGAAGACGAAATCATTCACTTTCATTGTAACAGCCTTTTTGCTTGTGCTAAGTACAACAGCCTTTTCACAGAAGACAGCAGGTTTAAATTCTTTACTGGATAAAAACTCAGAATTTGTTTTTCCGCAGACTGCGGATAAAATCTCAAAAGCATTGAATGTAAAAACCGTTTTTTATGAAGATGCCAATGAAGAAAAATATGCAAAATGGCCAATGAAAACAGGGTTGGAACTGTATTGCAGCTTGGGAAAGAACAATGCTGTTAATGAAATGTTCTTTACGGCTTCAGATAACAAGCCCTTAGTGTTAGAAGGACTTCCTTTCGGTCTTATCCTGAATAAAACTACATGGCAGGATAGCAAAAACAGGTTTAGTAAATACCATGCGAAAACACAAAAACTGGGAGCAGGTAGTGAATTTCCAGGAGGCTCAAAACTGGTTTTTAAGAAAGGGAAACATTATGCAACACTGCTATTTGATAGCAAAAATCTGTTAAAATCATTAGGCTTAACAACAGAACTTATAGACCCGGCAGCCAATTAATAATGGAACAAGCCTCAAAATACTACAAAATCCGTCAAGCCAATGACGGATTTTTTATTAAATGATATGAATTCATTTTAAAGGAACCTATATCGTTAATCCGTGATTATTTTTCACTTCAGCCATCACAAAAGTACTGTGAGTGCTTCCGATAGAATCCACAGACCCAAGCTTATTGAACACAAAATCCTGATAATGTTTCATATCTCTTACCTGAACTTTCAGAAGAAAATCAAAATCACCGGAAATATTATAGCATTCCGCAACTTCTTCAATCTCTAAAATCTCTTTTACAAAATCATAGCCTACGGACCGGTCGTGAATTTTGAGCTTGATCTGGCAGAAAACCGTAAATCCCCGGTTTAGTTTTTCAGCATCAAGAATGGCAGCATATCTTTTAACAAAACCATCCTGTTCCAGCCTTTTCACTCTTTCAAAAACAGGGGAGGTGGAGAGATTAACTTCTTTTGCCAGCTCTTTAACGGTCAGTTTAGCATTTTTCTGGAGCAGTCTGAGCAGCTGTAAGTCCTTATCATCGAGTTGTTCCACAGAATATTTTTCTTTTAAATGATTAAAACAGTTAAATGTAAGGAATTTTATGCTTATAATTTATGATTTTAAAGTTTAATTTTCTTAATTATTTTGCTTTTATTGTATTTTTATTCTGTATTGCTAATTTTACACAAAATTAAAAACTTTTACCGAAGACATTCGTTAGAGATAAAAGTACAGTTCTTTACAGATACTTCATCAAACAGGAAAGGTTTTACTTAAAGTAGATTAATAGGGAATCGTGTGAGAATCACGAGCTGTCGCGCAACTGTAAGTAACACACCAAAGGTTTCTGTCCTTAGATATCCACTGCCAAAAGCGGGAAGGATGGCAGAAACTGTTACAAGTCAGGAGACCTGCCTTTTACTGAATTGACAATGCTTTCGCGGTCTGAAGCTTTGGGTCATACAGATGATATATCAGATTGATGTATTTCTTTACAAAGGAAATACATTCTCTGTCATATTGCTGATTTCCTGAATTTTCTTCCGCTAAACATTACGAGGCATTGTAAAGGACTTTCCCAATAAGTTTAATTAAAAAGTTTAAAAAATGCAAACTCACATTCTGGGCTATCCGCGTATTGGTAGCAAAAGAGAACTCAAAAAAGCCTGCGAGCAGTATTGGTCAGGTAAAATTCTTTTGGAAGAACTTCTGAATACAGGAAGAAATATCTGTAATCAAAACTGGAGTATCCAGAAAGAAGCGGGAATAGACCTTATCCCTTGTAATGATTTTTCTTATTATGATCAGGTATTGGATATGAGCCTTGTGGTAGGGGCAATCCCGACCCGTTATCATGAAGTTGTGCTTAAAAAAAATAACGCTGAGCTGGATCTTTATTTTGCCATGGCAAGAGGATATCAGAAAGATGGATTGGATATCACCGCAATGGAAATGACGAAATGGTTTGATACGAATTACCATTATATCGTCCCGGAATTTTACAGAAACCAACAGTTTAAGCTAAGTTCAGATAAGATTTTCAATGAATTTGCAGGTGCCAAACAGGCTGGAATCAATCCAAAACCAGTTATCATCGGGCTTGTTTCTTATCTGTTATTAGGAAAAGAAAAAGAAGAAGGATTTGATAAGCTGGATCTGACCGGAAATCTTCTTCCTGTCTATACAGAGATTTTAACCAAACTTCAGGATCAGGGTGCAGAATGGATTCAGTTTGATGAACCTTTTCTGGCATTGGATTTAACAGAGAAAGCAAAAGAAACTTATCTTTCAGTATATGCTGAAATCAGGAAACGTTTCCCAAAACTGAAATTTATTGTGGCCACTTATTTTGACGGATTAAAAGATAATACACCACTTGCTGCTTCACTTCCTGTAAATACTCTGCATGTTGATTTGGTGAGAAATCCAGAACAGCTGGATGATATCTTAAATGTTATTCCGGAAAGCTTAAGTCTTTCATTAGGGGTCATTGATGGTAGAAACATCTGGAAAAATGATTATGAGAAATCGCTGTTTTTCATCAGAAAAGCCATTGAAAGATTAGGTTCTGAAAGAATTTTCATCGCTCCATCATGTTCATTGCTTCACTCCCCTTGTGATCTTGATTTTGAAACCACACTTAATCCTGAAATTAAAAACTGGCTGGCTTTTGCCAAACAGAAAGTGGCAGAAGCAGTAGTGCTTAAAGAACTTGCTTCCGGAACCGAAAATGAACAGATTCTGGAAGCATTCGAAGAAAATAAAAAAGCCACTGAAAGCAGAAGAACTTCTTCTCTTATCCATAATGATCAGGTAAAACAAAGAGCTAATGCTGTCACCGAAAAGGATGCTCAGAGAATAAATAGCTTCAAAATCCGTAAAGAAGAGCAGCAGAAAGTGTTGCAGCTTCCTTTATTCCCAACCACCACCATAGGATCGTTCCCGCAAACCACAGAAGTAAGAAGCTGGAGAGCCAAATTCAAAAAAGGAGAGCTTACAGCAGAACAGTACGATACTTTATTGAAAGAGGAAACTCAGAGAACCATCCGCTGGCAGGAAGAAATCGGTATCGATGTACTGGTTCACGGAGAATTTGAGCGTAATGACATGGTAGAATATTTCGGAGAACAACTGGAAGGATTTGTATTCACCAAAAACGGATGGGTACAAAGCTACGGAAGCCGTTGTGTGAAGCCTCCTGTGATCTTTGGTGATGTTTCCCGGCCAACTCCTATGACGGTGTATTGGTCTCAATATGCCCAGTCGCAGACTGAAAAATGGGTAAAAGGGATGCTTACAGGGCCGGTTACCATTTTACAGTGGTCATTTGTACGTGATGATCAGCCCCGTTCAGAAACATGTAAGCAGATAGCTTTGGCGATCCGGGATGAGGTTGTGGATCTTGAAAAGGCGGGAATCAGAATTATCCAGATTGATGAACCTGCCATCAGAGAAGGACTTCCGTTAAGAAAAACAGACTGGCAGAATTATCTGAAGTGGGCGGTAGAGGCTTTCAGAATTTCTGCAAGTGGAGTGGAAGACGCTACCCAGATCCATACCCATATGTGCTATTCGGAATTCAATGATATTATTGAAAATATTGCTGACATGGATGCAGACGTAATTACCATAGAATGTTCCCGCTCTCAGATGGAATTGCTGAATGCTTTTGCAGACTTTAAATACCCGAATGAAATTGGTCCGGGAGTCTATGATATTCACTCACCAAGAGTTCCGTCAAAAGAAGAAATGATCGAGCTGCTGAGAAAAGCGCAGCATGTGATTCCTGCAAACCAGCTTTGGGTAAATCCGGACTGCGGACTGAAAACAAGGCACTGGGATGAAACAGAAAAAGCTTTAATAGCAATGGTGGCTGCCGCTAAGGAAGCTTCTGTAGAATATGCACTGTAAAAAACTTTGGAAATAATTAGATACAATCAACAGGATCGTGCCATGATATTCATGGCACGATTTATTATGATTATTCTGTGAAGAATTGATGAAGTAAGCGTTTTATTACTGACTGTGTTCTTTTTGAACTATTTTGCCTGTAATGTGCTTGGAGCATAGCCAAACTGCTTTTTAAAGGCATAAGAAAAATGGGATAAATTTTCAAATCCCAGATCCAGATAAATATCCGAAACGGATCTTCCCTGTTGGGCAAGCAGAAAATGGGCTTCTTTTAATCTTCGAAGCTGAAGCCACTGTCTTGGCGGAATACCAAATATTTTCTGAAAGTCTCTTTTGAATGCAGATAAACTTCTTCCCGTTAAATAAGCAAAGCGCTCTACATTGACATTGAAATGAAAATTCTTATTCATAAATGCTTCAATATCTATTTTATAGGGTTCAGAAAAATCAAATAAAATATCCTTAAGACCTGCATCATAATTCAGCAGCAGCAATAAAGCTTCTTTCTGCTTAAGCCGGAGAATTTCCTCTGAAGCAGGAAGATCTTCATAAGCTGATAATGAGTACATAAAAGAATGCAATGCCTTTTGATCAGGTTTTATATAAGCGGGAACATGGTCTTTCTTTTCTGCCTGATATCCATATTCACGGCTGAAATCCTGAAGCATGGCATCATCAAAATAGATGGAAATGGTTCGTACTTCTCCATTTTTAGGAGGATATTTTGCAAATTTCAATAAGCTGTTTTTCCTGGCAGAATAAAGCTCGCCTTCCTTGAAGATTGTTTTTGTAATGCCGTCATTCAGCTCCATTTCTCCGGAAAGAACCAATCCCAGACTGTGAATTTGCGCAAATTGCTCTCCTTCCCGGAATTCTGAAAAGTGACAGGAATAATTAATCGGAAAACGGATGGTATTTTCACTCATATCTCAGGCGGTATTTCTTGGATTCTTATTCAAACTTACAAAACTTTTTTTATGATCATCTCTTGTGAATATATTTAAATTCTCCAAAACCGATATTCATTGGCTTTGAGGAATACAGAATTATACAAGGATTGCTTTAGGCTCCAGGTACGCTTCCAGACCGAATACTCCAAATTCACGTCCGATACCACTTTGTTTAAAGCCACCGAAAGGCGCATAAGGGTCATGGGCAAATCCATTAATACAGATTCTTCCGGCATCTATCTGTGCCGCTACCCGTTCTGCATGTTCTTTATCCGCAGAGCTGATATATGCAGCAAGACCATAAGTAGTGTCATTGGCAATAGAAATGGCTTCCTCTTCATTGTTATAAGGAATGATTGAAAGTACAGGTCCAAAAATTTCTTCCTGAGCAATCCGCATATCATTACGGACATTGGTGAATAGAGTTGCTTTTACGAAATTACCCTTTTCAAGGCCTTCAGGCTTTCCTTCACCACCGGCAAGGAGAACAGCCCCTTCTTCCTGTCCCAGACGGATGTAGCTTTGTACTCTTTCAAACTGTTTTGCACTTACCATGGGACCTACAAGCGTATCTTCATCGCCGGGGTTTCCCACTTTTACCTGCTCAGCAGCTTTTTTAGCCAGCTCATTCACTTCATCCAGTCTGTTCTGGGGAACAAGCAGACGGGTAGGGGCAATACAGGCCTGTCCATTATTCATATAGGCCCCGAAAACAGCCATCGGGATTGCCTGATTAAAATCGGCATCCTCCAGAATGATATTGGGAGACTTTCCTCCAAGTTCCAGAGTTACTCTCTTCATCGTATCTACAGCACCTTTTGCAATTGCTTTTCCAGTCTGGGTAGATCCTGTGAAGGAGATTTTAGCAATATCCGGATGCCGGGTAATTTCTGCACCAACTACATTTCCCAATCCATTAACAATATTAAAAACCCCTTGCGGTAAGCCTGCTTCATGAAAGCATTCCGTGAGCAGCTGGGTTTGTACGGCACTCATCTCGCTTGGTTTGATAACAGCTGTACAGCCTGCAGCAATAGCGGTAGCCAGTTTATTACAAATGAAGCTGTTGCTGGCATTCCATGGAGTGATAATTCCTACTACCCCTAAAGACTCAAAACGTACTTTAGAATGTCCCACAGTTCTTTCGAAATCATAAGATTCTAAAGTGTTTATGATAGCTGTAAAGGCAGAAATTGCATTTTGAACACTCATTCTGCAGAATTGCAATGTACCTCCATATTCATTAACCATGGCAGAAACCAGTTCAGTTTCTCTTTTGCTTACGGTTTCGTGCAGTTTTTTAAGAAGGCTGATTCTTTCTTCTTTTGTTGTTTTCGAGAATGTGGTAAAAGCTTTCTTTGCCGCTGCAATGGCCATTTGGGTATCTTCTTCATTTCCCAGCACTACTTCTCCGGTTTTCTCATTGGTAGCTGGGTTAATAAGATCAAAAGTTTCTGTTCCTTTTGGAGTTACGAATTCTCCGTTGACGTAAATTTTAGTAATCTGTATCATTTTGATGATTTTAATACCACAAAGTTCGGCAGAAACTGAAAAGGCAGGTTTGTTGTATAGCTCAATTTTTCTTTGTTGTATGGTTCACTTTACGGATTGTGCAGTTGTACTTTTTTAATTTTAGACGTGAAAAGATTTTGTCATTCAATAAAATTGACTACTTTTATCATAACCAAGTAAATAACTCGTTTTGAGAACAACTCTTAAACTTATTTTCGCTTAGTATCAGTCTCCGAACCACAGGCTGATCGTTCTTTCGTTTGGGTAACTCTGCCCGAACAGGTTTTCATTTCACCATATTATTTATCGTATTACCCTAAAAATGGGGTTCTGTCTGCTGTTTAGGCTTTGATAACTGCTATTGATTATAAACTGAACTTTGCAGCAAATTATAGCTTAAAAAACGCTTAAAGCTATCAACGGATGTTAATAATCTCCTTGTAATACGTGAATACTATGGAAAAAATCCAACAAAGAATTATAATAAGCACGATCATAAGCGATGAGTATCCAACATATCTGGGAGGTAAAAGCGAAAAATACTCCCTTACTTAAAAAGAAATGCAGCCATTGTAATACCGACAGATTTCAATGCAGTGATAAATTCAGGCTGAATGCCCAGAAAAAGAATATTGATATATGGCTAATTTACCGATGTGTAAAATGCAGCAACACCTATAATATGACTGTCTTTTCAAGAATCAGAACAGAATCCATCAGTAAAGAGCTATTCAGTAAATTTTCGGAAAACAATACAGAAATTGCCTGGAAGTATGCCTTTTCAAAGGAGATAATGAGAAAAAACAATGTAGAAGCTGATTGGGAAAATGTTGCATATGAAATTCTGTCTCCCAAACTTCCGGTGGAAGATCTTATTAATATGAATGAAGAAATGGTTTTATTTC of the Chryseobacterium aureum genome contains:
- a CDS encoding Lrp/AsnC family transcriptional regulator → MEQLDDKDLQLLRLLQKNAKLTVKELAKEVNLSTSPVFERVKRLEQDGFVKRYAAILDAEKLNRGFTVFCQIKLKIHDRSVGYDFVKEILEIEEVAECYNISGDFDFLLKVQVRDMKHYQDFVFNKLGSVDSIGSTHSTFVMAEVKNNHGLTI
- a CDS encoding alpha/beta fold hydrolase — encoded protein: MKSLFKFFTLLILISILTVSRLYGQKVKPSESGYAPVNGIKVYYEVYGKGKPIVLLHGAFMTIDMNWGELIPELSKNRKVIALELQGHGHSPFSERKLSHATLASDVTKVMDYLKIDKADVAGYSFGGEVAYQLAIQSPERLDKLVIISSTYKTKGWLPEVNKAFEGMKPEFFTDSPLHKAYNAVAPDKTKWTKFLEQMMASAGQPFDLGDDQIAKISAPVLIIAGDNDGLDKTELAKTYKLLGGDVFADMGAVPKSQLAIAPAQTHVSLMMQTAMILNYLNSFLK
- a CDS encoding Imm26 family immunity protein, which translates into the protein MEYFEKKEGNIFFIPLFLPGGVKENVKNYKSFKFVENETYAYGRLIEKNDSTGDLIEIFKYTGEIPKDKNIILNSGRLTEPIHTTLAFDRNRWRFILETDQYDKNKDSNYSEITFILGTENSFDLWKGGTKQRISNDEAKKYNPWTIFNPTRVEDAIKTDNLALLQQ
- a CDS encoding bacteriocin-like protein yields the protein MKNFKKISRDQLKNMNGGAATCSEACCPPPGIKRCPWVYCVAPCDILS
- a CDS encoding helix-turn-helix domain-containing protein; the encoded protein is MSENTIRFPINYSCHFSEFREGEQFAQIHSLGLVLSGEMELNDGITKTIFKEGELYSARKNSLLKFAKYPPKNGEVRTISIYFDDAMLQDFSREYGYQAEKKDHVPAYIKPDQKALHSFMYSLSAYEDLPASEEILRLKQKEALLLLLNYDAGLKDILFDFSEPYKIDIEAFMNKNFHFNVNVERFAYLTGRSLSAFKRDFQKIFGIPPRQWLQLRRLKEAHFLLAQQGRSVSDIYLDLGFENLSHFSYAFKKQFGYAPSTLQAK
- a CDS encoding immunity 51 family protein — translated: MMETNNLKQAIKPFFWVEHSNSFSVCLDAGSYKQEIFDTRADEGFEGNGYDWASLADVFIQEKRPDLIDIIHFDPEAGMFCAYSSDSEKLKEFILNFKNACEDETLLKDLFSRAELD
- the metE gene encoding 5-methyltetrahydropteroyltriglutamate--homocysteine S-methyltransferase translates to MQTHILGYPRIGSKRELKKACEQYWSGKILLEELLNTGRNICNQNWSIQKEAGIDLIPCNDFSYYDQVLDMSLVVGAIPTRYHEVVLKKNNAELDLYFAMARGYQKDGLDITAMEMTKWFDTNYHYIVPEFYRNQQFKLSSDKIFNEFAGAKQAGINPKPVIIGLVSYLLLGKEKEEGFDKLDLTGNLLPVYTEILTKLQDQGAEWIQFDEPFLALDLTEKAKETYLSVYAEIRKRFPKLKFIVATYFDGLKDNTPLAASLPVNTLHVDLVRNPEQLDDILNVIPESLSLSLGVIDGRNIWKNDYEKSLFFIRKAIERLGSERIFIAPSCSLLHSPCDLDFETTLNPEIKNWLAFAKQKVAEAVVLKELASGTENEQILEAFEENKKATESRRTSSLIHNDQVKQRANAVTEKDAQRINSFKIRKEEQQKVLQLPLFPTTTIGSFPQTTEVRSWRAKFKKGELTAEQYDTLLKEETQRTIRWQEEIGIDVLVHGEFERNDMVEYFGEQLEGFVFTKNGWVQSYGSRCVKPPVIFGDVSRPTPMTVYWSQYAQSQTEKWVKGMLTGPVTILQWSFVRDDQPRSETCKQIALAIRDEVVDLEKAGIRIIQIDEPAIREGLPLRKTDWQNYLKWAVEAFRISASGVEDATQIHTHMCYSEFNDIIENIADMDADVITIECSRSQMELLNAFADFKYPNEIGPGVYDIHSPRVPSKEEMIELLRKAQHVIPANQLWVNPDCGLKTRHWDETEKALIAMVAAAKEASVEYAL
- a CDS encoding bacteriocin-like protein, yielding MKNLKKIERQELKTIKGGIDCRGGQLCLIGGKWQCMPYDGCGGGNQP
- a CDS encoding VOC family protein, with protein sequence MEVKFEAGINIAIKIPKNKYEKTVAFYRDILKLDVKEKPIDNSTVSRTHEVKFGHNIIWLDCVDNYTHSETWLQLTVPDVETATHYLQSHGVETCDEIEELPENMHWITDPAGTVFNLQQKV